ATCGCGATCCACACACTCATCGGGATCCCTCCCCCTTCGCCTCGTGCCGCTCCCGCCCGGACCGGTTTTCGTCCTTCATCCGGTCCGCTTCATCGCTCGTTCCCCGGCCTCGGGACAGCGCCCTCCCATGCGCCAGCAGCACCACGGGGGCGGCCAGCGCAGCCACCAGTACCGGCACCCCGGCCGGCAGCACCGGCAGCAGGCCCAGGCCCAGTACGACGGCCAGCCCGGCAGTGGCCCGCTCGACGCCGGTGCGGAGCATGGGCGCGAGCAGCGCGAGGAAGACGGCGGGACCGGCGGCGTCCAGCCCCCACGTGTCGGTGTCTCCCAGCGCCTCGGCGCCCAGAGCGCCGAGCAGCGTGGTGAGGTTCCACAGTGTGAAGATCGAGGCGCCCGTGACGGTGAAGCCGAGCCTGACCGCGTGCCGGCCGCGCTGGGCGAGCGCGACCGCGGTCGTCTCGTCGATCACCCAGTGGGCCGCCGCGAGGCGCACCCCGGGCCGCAGCCCCAGGAGGGCGGACAGGCGCAGCCCGTAGAAGGCGTTCCTGGCGCTCAGGAAGAAGGCGCCCGCCGCGGCCGTCAGGGGGTTTCCGCCCGCGGCCAGCGCCCCGACGAGCGCGAACTGCGAGGCGCCCGTGAACACGAAGAGGCTGAGCGCACAGGTCTGCGCGACGCTGATCCCGGCGCCGGCCGCGGTCACTCCGAACGCGAAGCCGGACAGCCCGACGGCGACGCCGACGCCCAGCGCGTCCCGGATGACGGCTCGGTCGCCGTCCCGCAGACCACGACCGCTGCCCGGCCCCTCCGGGCCGCCTGCTTCATCCGGCGTGGCATCCCGAGCGGCTTCATCCGGTGCGAAGGAGGCCGCTGTGGTGTTCCGAGCTTCCGGAGGATCGAAGGTGTCTCTCTGATGTGGCACGGCGCCACCTTAGAAATCCAAACGTCAGCGCGTCTTGTACGTTCTTGCGCGCCCGCGCTGGTAGGCGCCGGGAGGAACGCCGACGACGCGTCCGAAGTGCCGCGTCAGATGCGCCTGGTCGGTGAAACCCACCGCCGTGGCGGCCTCCGCGGGCGGCACCCCGTTGTCCAGCAGCGCACGCGCCCGGTGCACGCGGGCGTCGGTCAGCCAGGCGTGCGGCGGCATGCCGTACTCGCTCCGGTACGCGCGAAGCAGCGCGAAGGGGCTGGTGCCCAGTTCCTTCGCGAGCTCCTCCAGGGACGGCGGATCGGCGATCCGCTCCTCCAGAACAGCGCGCGCCCGCTGTGCGTGGAGCGCTCCGGCGGTGCGCGCCGCACGACGGGGCAGCGGCCCGCCGTGCTGTCGCAGGAGGCGGGCGACGAGGACGCGCATGAGGCTGTCGGCGGCCAGCGCGTTGCCCTCCTCGGCGGCACGGTGGATCTCCTGGACGTGGCGCGCCGCGACCGGGTCATCGGCAACGGGCGAGATGAACCCCGGGGCGCCCCGGATGGTGGTGGTTTCGGC
This sequence is a window from Streptomyces sp. NBC_01775. Protein-coding genes within it:
- a CDS encoding AzlC family ABC transporter permease, with product MRDGDRAVIRDALGVGVAVGLSGFAFGVTAAGAGISVAQTCALSLFVFTGASQFALVGALAAGGNPLTAAAGAFFLSARNAFYGLRLSALLGLRPGVRLAAAHWVIDETTAVALAQRGRHAVRLGFTVTGASIFTLWNLTTLLGALGAEALGDTDTWGLDAAGPAVFLALLAPMLRTGVERATAGLAVVLGLGLLPVLPAGVPVLVAALAAPVVLLAHGRALSRGRGTSDEADRMKDENRSGRERHEAKGEGSR
- a CDS encoding AraC family transcriptional regulator, with protein sequence MAVGESAHYWQSPKLPDVDLLRARYIDKTFTRHTHETYVIAAISEGVEAFHHGGSVHYAGPGALALINPDTMHTGHAGVPEGWRYSVLYPAPQLIADIAAETTTIRGAPGFISPVADDPVAARHVQEIHRAAEEGNALAADSLMRVLVARLLRQHGGPLPRRAARTAGALHAQRARAVLEERIADPPSLEELAKELGTSPFALLRAYRSEYGMPPHAWLTDARVHRARALLDNGVPPAEAATAVGFTDQAHLTRHFGRVVGVPPGAYQRGRARTYKTR